From the genome of Phreatobacter cathodiphilus, one region includes:
- the ftsE gene encoding cell division ATP-binding protein FtsE yields MVRFENVGLRYGLGPEVLKDLSFGIEPHSFQFLTGPSGAGKTSLLKLLFLSLRATRGIVTVFDHDTSRLSKDELSVLRRRIGIVFQDFRLLDHLTTYENVALPLRVLGKEEASYRSEVIDLLEWVGLGERIDAYPPILSGGEKQRAAIARAVIVRPEMLLADEPTGNVDPPLAKRLLRLFVELNRTGTAVLIATHDLSLLDQVEARQLVIREGSLTVTDPHHAEAGGW; encoded by the coding sequence TTGGTCCGTTTCGAGAATGTCGGTCTGCGCTACGGGCTGGGGCCCGAAGTGCTGAAGGATCTCTCCTTCGGCATCGAGCCGCATTCCTTCCAGTTCCTCACCGGACCCTCCGGCGCCGGCAAGACCAGCCTGCTGAAGCTGCTCTTCCTGTCGCTGCGGGCGACGCGCGGCATCGTCACCGTCTTCGACCACGACACCTCGCGCCTGTCCAAGGACGAGCTCTCGGTGCTGCGCCGCCGAATCGGCATCGTCTTCCAGGACTTCCGCCTGCTCGATCACCTGACCACCTACGAGAACGTCGCGCTGCCGCTGCGCGTCCTCGGCAAGGAGGAGGCGAGCTACCGCTCCGAGGTCATCGACCTCCTGGAATGGGTCGGGCTCGGCGAGCGCATCGACGCCTATCCGCCGATCCTCTCCGGCGGCGAGAAGCAGCGCGCCGCCATCGCCCGCGCCGTCATCGTCCGCCCGGAGATGTTGCTGGCCGACGAGCCCACGGGGAATGTCGACCCCCCGCTCGCCAAGCGCCTGCTGCGCCTCTTCGTCGAGCTCAACCGCACCGGCACCGCCGTGCTCATCGCCACCCACGACCTCTCCCTGCTCGACCAGGTGGAGGCGCGCCAGCTCGTCATCCGCGAGGGCAGCCTCACCGTCACCGATCCCCACCATGCCGAGGCGGGCGGATGGTGA
- a CDS encoding site-specific DNA-methyltransferase, translating into MTELSFKGKEFVYNHHLAVPFRPLVPDADKGIGPVALDGSLIIHGDNLHALKALLPLYAGKVDCVYIDPPYNTGKSDWSYNDKVNSPVIQEWLDSNPITVDDTLRHDKWACMMWPRLQLLRDLMKPGAVIFASIDDNEVALFKHLLHATFGDNNNPKSNPHLGTIIWKNATDNNPTNIAIEHEYVHVFCLERDGVAPIWSSPWSDLKDCLLAKEQELLAANLSDDELSSQYAEWFRLHKPQLGPLQEYNQIDRGGIFTASRSVHNPGREGYRWDLMNPKTQKLVPQPLMGYRFPEDTRDELLAQDRIIFSDDPDQLIRLKTYVKDYKEKMPGIIEIDGRRGANELKKIFPESKQAFKNPKTYTLIEWLLSYTAGPDAVVLDSFAGSGTTAQAVMKLNERDGGNRKFILVEMEDYADELTAERVRRLIQGVPTSKDDEYKTGLGGTFTYCTLGDPVELDKVLSGETLPPYAGLGAALFHMATNHALDPAAVREDDFYLGAMEGQHVWLIYKPDLDWLKSPEAALTLARAKAFAASDPDKRHLVFAPARFVSQKMLAEQNIPVEFVPLPFALYRIDRS; encoded by the coding sequence ATGACGGAGCTGAGTTTCAAGGGCAAAGAGTTTGTTTATAACCACCATCTGGCGGTGCCCTTCCGTCCGCTCGTGCCCGATGCAGACAAAGGCATCGGTCCTGTCGCGCTTGACGGCAGCCTCATCATCCACGGCGACAACCTGCATGCGCTGAAAGCGCTCTTGCCGCTCTACGCGGGCAAGGTGGACTGCGTGTATATCGACCCGCCCTACAATACCGGCAAGAGCGATTGGTCATATAACGATAAAGTCAATTCGCCGGTGATTCAGGAGTGGCTCGATAGCAATCCGATCACCGTCGATGACACGCTTCGGCATGACAAGTGGGCGTGCATGATGTGGCCGCGCCTTCAGCTCTTACGTGACCTCATGAAGCCGGGGGCAGTCATTTTTGCGAGCATCGACGATAACGAAGTCGCTCTGTTCAAGCATCTTCTGCACGCTACATTCGGCGACAATAATAATCCTAAAAGCAATCCTCATCTTGGTACCATTATCTGGAAGAATGCGACAGATAATAATCCAACGAATATCGCGATTGAGCATGAGTATGTTCATGTATTTTGCTTGGAGCGGGATGGCGTTGCGCCTATCTGGAGTTCTCCGTGGTCGGACCTGAAAGATTGCCTTCTTGCGAAGGAACAGGAGCTTTTGGCCGCCAACTTAAGTGATGATGAGCTTTCATCCCAGTATGCGGAATGGTTCCGGCTGCATAAGCCGCAACTCGGCCCCTTGCAGGAGTATAATCAGATCGACCGGGGCGGGATTTTCACTGCCTCGCGAAGCGTCCACAACCCAGGCCGTGAGGGTTATCGCTGGGATTTAATGAATCCCAAGACCCAGAAACTGGTGCCCCAACCGCTCATGGGATACCGCTTTCCTGAAGACACCCGCGACGAGTTGCTTGCGCAGGACCGCATCATTTTCAGCGACGATCCCGATCAGCTCATCCGCCTCAAGACCTACGTTAAGGACTACAAGGAGAAGATGCCGGGGATCATTGAAATAGATGGTCGGCGCGGCGCGAATGAGCTGAAAAAGATTTTTCCAGAGTCGAAGCAAGCCTTCAAGAATCCAAAGACCTACACACTGATTGAGTGGCTTCTTTCATACACCGCTGGCCCGGATGCTGTCGTTCTCGACTCATTTGCTGGCTCCGGAACGACGGCGCAGGCGGTCATGAAACTGAACGAAAGGGATGGCGGAAATCGGAAGTTTATCCTTGTCGAAATGGAAGACTATGCCGACGAACTGACGGCAGAGCGTGTTCGCCGCCTTATCCAGGGCGTTCCGACGTCAAAGGACGACGAGTATAAAACCGGCCTCGGCGGCACCTTCACCTATTGCACCCTCGGCGATCCCGTCGAGCTGGATAAGGTGCTGAGCGGCGAAACCCTGCCGCCCTATGCCGGTCTCGGCGCGGCGCTGTTCCACATGGCGACCAATCACGCGCTCGATCCCGCCGCTGTGCGCGAGGATGATTTCTATCTTGGTGCCATGGAAGGCCAGCATGTCTGGCTGATCTACAAGCCCGATCTCGATTGGCTGAAGTCGCCGGAAGCGGCGTTGACGCTGGCGCGCGCCAAGGCATTCGCCGCCTCCGATCCGGACAAGCGGCACCTTGTCTTCGCCCCGGCGCGGTTCGTGAGCCAGAAGATGCTGGCGGAACAGAACATCCCCGTGGAGTTCGTGCCGCTGCCCTTCGCGCTCTACCGGATAGATCGGAGCTGA
- a CDS encoding tyrosine-type recombinase/integrase: protein MQRRAAAVTLPANVMRIRGRNGKHYYYFQERRGQKDAGERFRLPGDPHDPVFWAKVQELSLGYSGPKPGSFDALIAHYRSLSSYRNLARNTQNTYGIALGHISAALGAQEVRGFQARHLYALQEAHADRPSMANMIVRVMSVLLREGVRADYCASNVARDVKQLRENPDGAAPWSEAVFSYVLRNAPERLMRAAVLGRATGQRAVDLVRMRGADLHEQGIKFTITKLRGAPHWCPLPNDAWAIIKAWDEQPMLPFLHKDGRFWNEERLREEWLAWKRQHSDHIPQDATLHDLRANAVCDRRNAGVPHQQIVAQLGMSQGMVMRYSKHIDQALNAVEGMALMERAENGVLQNIYGSIAKRSA, encoded by the coding sequence ATGCAGCGCCGCGCCGCAGCCGTCACGCTTCCCGCTAATGTCATGCGGATCAGGGGCCGCAACGGGAAGCACTACTACTATTTTCAGGAGCGCCGCGGCCAGAAGGATGCGGGCGAGCGCTTTCGGCTACCTGGAGACCCCCATGATCCAGTCTTCTGGGCCAAGGTGCAGGAGCTGAGCCTCGGCTACTCGGGCCCCAAGCCTGGCAGCTTCGATGCACTGATCGCCCACTACCGCAGCCTGAGCAGCTACCGCAATCTCGCGCGCAATACACAGAATACCTACGGCATCGCTCTGGGCCATATCTCGGCGGCGCTGGGCGCTCAGGAGGTGCGGGGTTTTCAAGCGCGTCATCTCTACGCGCTTCAGGAGGCCCATGCCGATCGCCCGTCGATGGCCAATATGATTGTCCGGGTGATGAGCGTCCTATTGCGGGAAGGCGTCCGCGCTGACTATTGCGCCTCGAACGTCGCTAGGGATGTGAAGCAACTCAGAGAGAACCCTGATGGCGCCGCCCCGTGGAGCGAAGCTGTCTTCTCGTACGTGCTGCGGAATGCGCCCGAGCGACTGATGAGGGCTGCCGTCTTGGGGCGGGCAACAGGTCAGCGTGCGGTCGATCTGGTCCGTATGCGCGGCGCCGACCTCCACGAGCAGGGCATCAAATTCACCATCACGAAGTTGCGCGGGGCGCCTCACTGGTGCCCGTTACCGAACGATGCGTGGGCGATCATCAAAGCTTGGGATGAGCAACCCATGCTGCCATTTCTGCACAAGGACGGTCGCTTCTGGAACGAAGAGCGGCTGCGTGAGGAATGGTTGGCTTGGAAGCGTCAGCACTCCGACCACATTCCTCAGGATGCGACCCTCCATGACCTTCGCGCCAATGCTGTTTGTGACCGTCGGAACGCGGGTGTGCCGCACCAGCAGATCGTCGCCCAGCTCGGCATGTCGCAAGGGATGGTCATGCGCTACTCGAAGCACATCGACCAGGCTTTGAACGCCGTCGAGGGCATGGCCCTGATGGAACGAGCCGAGAACGGCGTGTTGCAAAACATCTACGGCTCAATTGCAAAACGGTCCGCGTAA
- a CDS encoding DEAD/DEAH box helicase: MFRQLDYQDRVIKTLDDYLDLLKEKKARADKVAALAAQDPDLGLAIPDFAKEAWEAMKAAGKLPASRAAIPFSPRMDGCERPVPNAVLKVPTGGGKTWLAVSAVSRVMGRYLDRNSGFVLWIVPNEAIYTQTLKHLKDRQHPYRQALDRAAAGRVKIMEKTDRLDVRDVETNLCVMLLMLQSANRETQDSLKMFQDRGDVHGFFPPEGEQQAHQAAIDRTPNLSAYTGMFPMVKDSLGNALRIIRPVVVMDEGHRAISDLAFGTLYGFNPCFVLELTATPQDVQPRGGRNPREGRYANVLVEVTGRELDREGMIKMPLNLDPRQGNDWRATLNAALTKLNALDAEARRLQADTGRYIRPIMLIQVERTGADQRESGHIHAEDVKEWLLTAGFDQAEIAIKTAQQNDLNDPENQDLLSPTNRVRAIITKQALQEGWDCPFAYVLCSLAASANLKAMTQLVGRILRQPGALKTDVDSLDECHVITHHADTATVVGAIRDGLEQDGLGDLVLRVTQDDNSGAGQTARTINRRPAFASTEIYLPKVMVVESGDARELDYETDVLAALDWRGFNPQNIADRVPANAQAAESQLQRIRLAEDGDELFVGETVAANAEILAFDPAHAVRMISDIVPNPFVGREIVGATVTALRARGFDDAKLGLLASLIVEELRKGLDAARNAHAEALFKAEVAAGRIQFRLRLDGRNWRMPFSIETTEPENARQLLNRTGGPLEKSLFAPVYEKELNSDERDVAVYLDGEKTLAWWHRNVARTQYGVQGWKRAKIYPDFIFAVQRDGEAKRITVLETKGDQLDNLDTAYKRDALSFLSDHFEWDEATPVGELELVNNGETVEGTLILMSEWKAKLPAYL, from the coding sequence GTGTTTCGTCAGCTCGATTATCAGGACCGCGTCATCAAGACGCTTGACGACTATCTCGACCTTTTGAAGGAAAAGAAGGCGCGCGCCGACAAGGTGGCGGCGCTTGCCGCGCAAGACCCGGACCTTGGCCTTGCCATTCCGGATTTCGCGAAAGAGGCTTGGGAAGCGATGAAGGCGGCGGGGAAGCTGCCCGCTTCCCGCGCCGCGATTCCGTTCTCGCCGCGCATGGACGGCTGCGAGCGGCCCGTGCCCAATGCGGTGCTGAAAGTACCGACGGGGGGCGGCAAGACGTGGCTTGCCGTCTCCGCCGTGTCGCGGGTGATGGGCCGCTATCTCGACCGCAACTCCGGCTTCGTCCTATGGATTGTGCCGAACGAGGCGATCTATACGCAGACCCTCAAGCACCTGAAGGATCGACAGCACCCCTATCGTCAGGCGCTCGACCGCGCAGCGGCGGGGCGCGTGAAGATCATGGAGAAAACGGACCGGCTCGATGTGCGGGACGTGGAAACCAATCTCTGCGTCATGCTGCTGATGTTGCAATCCGCGAACCGCGAGACGCAGGATTCCCTGAAAATGTTTCAGGACCGGGGCGACGTGCACGGCTTCTTCCCGCCCGAAGGCGAACAACAGGCGCATCAGGCCGCCATCGATCGCACTCCGAACCTCTCCGCCTATACGGGCATGTTCCCGATGGTGAAGGATTCCCTCGGGAATGCCCTTCGGATCATCCGGCCCGTGGTCGTTATGGATGAAGGCCACCGCGCCATTTCCGATCTCGCCTTCGGCACGCTCTACGGATTCAACCCCTGTTTCGTGCTTGAACTGACCGCCACGCCGCAGGATGTGCAGCCGCGCGGCGGCCGCAATCCGCGCGAAGGCCGCTATGCCAATGTGCTGGTGGAAGTGACGGGGCGCGAGCTGGACCGCGAGGGCATGATAAAGATGCCGCTCAACCTCGATCCCCGGCAGGGCAATGACTGGAGGGCGACGCTGAACGCGGCGCTTACCAAGCTTAACGCGCTGGATGCCGAAGCCCGGCGACTGCAAGCTGATACGGGCCGCTATATTCGCCCGATCATGTTGATCCAGGTCGAGCGCACAGGCGCGGATCAGCGCGAAAGCGGCCATATCCATGCCGAAGACGTGAAGGAATGGCTCCTGACGGCAGGTTTCGATCAAGCGGAAATCGCAATCAAAACCGCGCAGCAAAACGATCTAAACGATCCCGAGAACCAGGACCTCTTATCGCCCACAAACCGGGTCAGGGCGATCATCACGAAACAGGCCCTGCAAGAGGGCTGGGATTGCCCCTTTGCCTATGTGCTGTGCAGCCTTGCGGCAAGCGCCAACCTCAAGGCCATGACGCAGCTTGTCGGTCGCATTCTCCGCCAGCCCGGCGCACTCAAGACGGACGTTGATTCGCTCGATGAGTGTCACGTCATCACGCATCACGCCGATACGGCCACGGTCGTCGGCGCCATCAGGGACGGCCTCGAACAGGACGGCCTCGGCGACCTGGTGCTGCGCGTGACGCAGGACGACAATAGCGGGGCCGGCCAGACGGCCCGCACGATCAATCGCCGCCCGGCGTTCGCCTCCACAGAAATCTACTTGCCCAAGGTGATGGTGGTGGAAAGCGGCGACGCGCGCGAGCTGGACTACGAGACGGATGTGCTCGCCGCGCTCGACTGGCGGGGCTTCAATCCGCAGAACATCGCGGATCGGGTGCCCGCAAACGCACAGGCGGCGGAAAGCCAGCTCCAACGGATCAGGCTTGCCGAGGACGGCGACGAATTGTTCGTCGGCGAGACGGTGGCCGCCAATGCGGAAATCCTCGCCTTCGATCCCGCGCATGCCGTCCGGATGATTTCCGACATCGTGCCTAATCCCTTCGTCGGCCGCGAGATTGTCGGCGCAACGGTTACGGCCCTTCGGGCGCGCGGCTTCGATGACGCTAAGCTCGGATTGCTCGCCAGCCTGATCGTGGAAGAGCTGCGCAAGGGCCTCGATGCCGCGCGGAACGCGCACGCCGAGGCCCTGTTCAAGGCCGAGGTCGCGGCAGGACGCATTCAGTTCCGGTTGCGCCTTGATGGCCGCAACTGGCGGATGCCGTTCAGCATTGAAACGACGGAACCGGAGAACGCGCGCCAGCTCCTGAACCGCACGGGCGGCCCGCTCGAAAAGAGCCTGTTCGCGCCGGTTTACGAGAAAGAGCTGAATAGCGACGAGCGGGACGTAGCGGTCTATCTCGACGGTGAGAAGACGCTAGCATGGTGGCACCGCAATGTCGCGCGGACGCAATACGGCGTTCAGGGGTGGAAGAGGGCCAAAATCTATCCGGATTTCATCTTCGCCGTGCAGCGCGACGGCGAAGCGAAGCGGATCACAGTGCTGGAAACCAAGGGCGACCAGCTTGACAATCTCGACACGGCCTACAAGCGCGACGCGCTGTCGTTCCTCTCGGACCATTTCGAATGGGACGAGGCAACGCCGGTCGGCGAGCTCGAACTGGTCAACAACGGCGAGACCGTAGAAGGCACCTTGATCCTGATGAGCGAATGGAAGGCGAAGCTGCCCGCGTATCTCTAA